One genomic segment of Panicum virgatum strain AP13 chromosome 2N, P.virgatum_v5, whole genome shotgun sequence includes these proteins:
- the LOC120659316 gene encoding uncharacterized protein LOC120659316: MLENSNNNENPDFWNQEATKFVTKVNEVLHHHNGNGIKKVEVNFPLSSSHASDLDRWVAFTATSGSRTLNLILSGYHGMSATPDAERYSFPLKHFMDLRGCQLRILLLSMCSLESVSAKLSGFSYLDCLSLRRVSVVDSVVLNIMSSCRVLCQFSLQRCHQLISMRKSHAELVYLEVRNCKSLISISNYAERLECFSYKGHKVDIEYECAPILHRLHVFCVKNNECPLDFLVALPKLRSLTLQFPTYLQVHGNLQPPSKLKVIWPKKCTLRRLRTIHIRGFSGELELMRLLSFLLKRSPVLKKLVIDTHPHKYKAFSKWKRERSEDATRCNYTRGVALTHLPREIPSTVKFRVI; this comes from the exons ATGCTAGAAAATTCAAATAATAACGAAAATCCTGATTTCTGGAATCAAGAAGCTACAAAGTTTGTGACTAAAGTAAATGAAGTTTTGCACCATCATAATGGTAATGGAATCAAGAAAGTCGAAGTCAACTTCCCATTATCCTCGTCCCATGCTTCGGACCTTGATCGCTGGGTTGCATTCACAGCTACATCTGGTTCAAGAACACTCAACCTTATCCTTTCTGGCTATCATGGCATGAGTGCCACACCGGATGCAGAGCGATACAGCTTCCCTTTGAAGCATTTTATGGATTTGAGAGGCTGCCAATTGCGCATATTGCTTCTATCCATGTGCAGTTTAGAATCAGTGTCTGCAAAACTCAGTGGCTTTTCTTATCTAGATTGCCTTTCACTTCGCCGTGTATCAGTGGTTGATTCAGTTGTTCTGAATATTATGTCCAGTTGCCGTGTTCTCTGCCAATTTAGCCTGCAACGGTGCCATCAGTTGATTAGTATGAGAAAGTCTCATGCAGAATTGGTGTATCTGGAAGTTCGTAATTGTAAGAGCTTAATTAGTATTAGCAATTATGCTGAAAGGCTGGAGTGTTTCTCATACAAGGGTCATAAGGTAGATATTGAGTATGAATGTGCACCAATTCTTCACAGACTTCATGTTTTTTGTGTGAAGAATAATGAATGCCCTTTAGATTTCTTGGTTGCTCTCCCTAAGCTCAGATCACTGACCTTACAGTTCCCCACGTATTTACAG GTTCATGGAAATCTGCAACCACCGAGTAAGCTGAAAGTTATATGGCCCAAGAAATGTACCCTTAGAAGGCTCCGCACTATCCATATCCGAGGGTTTAGCGGGGAACTGGAACTGATGCGGCTCTTGTCCTTTCTGCTAAAGAGGTCACCTGTGCTGAAGAAACTGGTTATTGACACACATCCACACAAGTACAAAGCCTTCAGCAAATGGAAGAGGGAAAGATCTGAAGATGCCACGAGGTGCAATTACACGAGGGGGGTGGCTTTGACACACTTGCCCCGTGAGATTCCATCTACCGTGAAGTTTAGAGTTATATGA
- the LOC120659149 gene encoding uncharacterized protein LOC120659149, with translation MIKQCKRISNWLHNHGQLNTMMRDAIGGELVKWNATRFGTNYMFLQSIYRKRDRFMQWMASTEFQHSKWANTEDGRFTHACFASMEWWDAFKYIIDMVQPIYKFLRFADQDKKPNICEVVMAYQTMKQELRSFFGTNVSTLKEYIQVVDDSCCPKSEALQEFDVFRQKVGEYDSEMAMRMAMDPKTSACERSPPYQESKDSSSTDDDNNSNGADAGGGAGGTGTSAGGAASGSGGARGVHFTGETQFTHTT, from the exons atgatcaagcagtgcaagcgaatttcaaattggttacacaatcatggtcagttgaatacaatgatgagagacgcaatcggtggtgagttggtcaagtggaatgccactcgatttggaaccaactacatgttcctacagagcatctatcggaaacgtgatcgtttcatgcagtggatggcatctactgagttcCAACACAGCAAATGGGCGAATACCGAAGATGGTAGATTTACTCATGCATGTTTTGCAAGTatggagtggtgggatgcatttaaatatatcatcgacatggttcaaccaatatacaagttcctccgcttcgctgatcaggacaagaaGCCGAACATTTGCGAAGTTGTGATGGCCTACCAGACTATGAAACAGGAGCTGcggtctttctttggaacaaatgttTCCACACTGAAGGAGTATATTCAGGTGGTGGACGACAG ctgctgtcctaaatccgag GCATTGCAGGAGTTTGACGTGTTTCGACAGAAGGTTGGCGAGTATGACAGTGAAATGGCAATGCGGATGGCGATGGACCCAAAGACATCCGCAT gtgagcgtagtcctccgTATCAAGAGTCCAAGGATAGCAGCTCGACCGATGATGATAATAATAGTAACGGtgctgatgctggtggtggtgctggtggtacTGGTACTAGTGCTGGTGGTGCTGctagtggtagtggtggtgctcgTGGTGTTCATTTTACAG gggagactcagttcacacatacTACTTag
- the LOC120659315 gene encoding transcription factor PHYTOCHROME INTERACTING FACTOR-LIKE 13-like isoform X1: MPDAPLSQTDAAHGFLRSLNLGERRESVPGFSVLRRLVGASLVLPTAELLRTSCGALLQEEAGGRRYLGAPGSKKWILAMDGGERPAAAQKRPFPPDGELVELLWQDGAVVAHSQAQRAFAGAGNTGASGVTGEAAAAAWLPGGGALGGDVYSQLWQSIALAQADGRVGAPARARPPAQSGNSAAGSSRTAGEVGSSFCGSNLVAAARHLDDAIDDVAALPPQPPDEPGASTSSGWNSNALLKRSRDDCDGRSEDADFDTVDETPPSRRPASKRRTRAAEVHNMSERRRRDRINEKMRALQELVPHCNKTDKASILDEAIEYLKSLQMQVQIMWMSTGMAPMMLPGAHQLMPPMSMGLNSTCMPPAAQFLSHVQTVPPFLSNPLPNQIPQISPAFTSAPNVTNQVQSNRVAQPRNPFLHPNDALTSTPQLPSLFGYGPQMAQENEIQELLACTAAPALDAEPPSSSDGTGT, encoded by the exons ATGCCGGACGCCCCCCTCTCTCAAACCGATGCCGCCCACGGGTTCTTGCGTTCTCTGAACCTGGGGGAAAGGAGAGAGAGCGTGCCCGGATTCTCAGTTTTGCGGCGGCTGGTCGGAGCATCGCTGGTATTGCCGACTGCCGAGCTGCTACGCACAAGTTGCGGAGCTCTTCTACAAGAAGAGGCCGGAGGTCGGAG GTACCTCGGCGCGCCCGGGTCCAAGAAGTGGATACTCGCCATGGACGGCGGcgagaggccggcggcggcccagaaGAGACCCTTCCC CCCGGACGGCGAGCTCGTGGAGCTGCTGTGGCAGGACGGCGCCGTCGTGGCGCACTCGCAGGCGCAGCGGgccttcgccggcgccggcaacaCTGGGGCCAGCGGCGTCACCggggaggctgcggcggcggcgtggctcccgggcggcggcgcgctgggtGGGGACGTGTACTCGCAGCTCTGGCAGAGCATCGCGCTAGCGCAGGCCGACGGGCGCGTGGGCGCGCCCGCCCGGGCCCGGCCTCCCGCCCAGAGCGGGAACAGCGCCGCCGGGTCGAGCCGGACTGCCGGCGAGGTCGGGTCCAGCTTCTGCGGCAGCAacctcgtggcggcggcgcggcacctgGACGACGCCATCGACGACGTCGCGGCgttgccgccgcagccgccggacGAGCCGGGCGCGTCCACGTCGAGCGGCTGGAACAGCAATGCGCTGCTCAAGAGGAGCAGGGACGACTGCGATGGCCGCAGCGAG GACGCCGACTTCGACACCGTCGACGAGACACCGCCGTCGAGGCGGCCGGCGTCCAAGCGCAGGACGCGCGCCGCCGAAGTCCACAACATGTCGGAGAGG AGGAGAAGGGACCGGATCAACGAGAAGATGCGAGCTTTGCAAGAACTGGTGCCCCACTGCAACAAG ACCGACAAAGCATCGATACTAGATGAGGCAATTGAGTACTTGAAGTCCCTCCAAATGCAAGTTCAG ATCATGTGGATGAGTACTGGGATGGCGCCCATGATGCTCCCAGGTGCTCACCAACTCATGCCTCCAATGAGCATGGGCTTGAATTCAACCTGTATGCCACCGGCGGCGCAATTCCTCAGTCACGTTCAAACAGTACCACCCTTCCTCAGTAACCCGTTGCCGAATCAGATTCCTCAGATCTCACCTGCATTTACCAGTGCACCCAATGTAACAAACCAAGTTCAAAGCAACCGCGTGGCCCAGCCGAGAAATCCATTTCTTCATCCTAATGATGCATTGACATCAACACCTCAG TTGCCAAGTTTATTTGGCTATGGACCACAGATGGCACAAGAGAACGAGATTCAAGAGTTACTGGCTTGCACTGCTGCTCCAGCTTTGGATGCCGAGCCGCCGTCGTCCTCTGACGGAACAGGAACGTAA
- the LOC120659315 gene encoding transcription factor PHYTOCHROME INTERACTING FACTOR-LIKE 13-like isoform X2, with protein MDGGERPAAAQKRPFPPDGELVELLWQDGAVVAHSQAQRAFAGAGNTGASGVTGEAAAAAWLPGGGALGGDVYSQLWQSIALAQADGRVGAPARARPPAQSGNSAAGSSRTAGEVGSSFCGSNLVAAARHLDDAIDDVAALPPQPPDEPGASTSSGWNSNALLKRSRDDCDGRSEDADFDTVDETPPSRRPASKRRTRAAEVHNMSERRRRDRINEKMRALQELVPHCNKTDKASILDEAIEYLKSLQMQVQIMWMSTGMAPMMLPGAHQLMPPMSMGLNSTCMPPAAQFLSHVQTVPPFLSNPLPNQIPQISPAFTSAPNVTNQVQSNRVAQPRNPFLHPNDALTSTPQLPSLFGYGPQMAQENEIQELLACTAAPALDAEPPSSSDGTGT; from the exons ATGGACGGCGGcgagaggccggcggcggcccagaaGAGACCCTTCCC CCCGGACGGCGAGCTCGTGGAGCTGCTGTGGCAGGACGGCGCCGTCGTGGCGCACTCGCAGGCGCAGCGGgccttcgccggcgccggcaacaCTGGGGCCAGCGGCGTCACCggggaggctgcggcggcggcgtggctcccgggcggcggcgcgctgggtGGGGACGTGTACTCGCAGCTCTGGCAGAGCATCGCGCTAGCGCAGGCCGACGGGCGCGTGGGCGCGCCCGCCCGGGCCCGGCCTCCCGCCCAGAGCGGGAACAGCGCCGCCGGGTCGAGCCGGACTGCCGGCGAGGTCGGGTCCAGCTTCTGCGGCAGCAacctcgtggcggcggcgcggcacctgGACGACGCCATCGACGACGTCGCGGCgttgccgccgcagccgccggacGAGCCGGGCGCGTCCACGTCGAGCGGCTGGAACAGCAATGCGCTGCTCAAGAGGAGCAGGGACGACTGCGATGGCCGCAGCGAG GACGCCGACTTCGACACCGTCGACGAGACACCGCCGTCGAGGCGGCCGGCGTCCAAGCGCAGGACGCGCGCCGCCGAAGTCCACAACATGTCGGAGAGG AGGAGAAGGGACCGGATCAACGAGAAGATGCGAGCTTTGCAAGAACTGGTGCCCCACTGCAACAAG ACCGACAAAGCATCGATACTAGATGAGGCAATTGAGTACTTGAAGTCCCTCCAAATGCAAGTTCAG ATCATGTGGATGAGTACTGGGATGGCGCCCATGATGCTCCCAGGTGCTCACCAACTCATGCCTCCAATGAGCATGGGCTTGAATTCAACCTGTATGCCACCGGCGGCGCAATTCCTCAGTCACGTTCAAACAGTACCACCCTTCCTCAGTAACCCGTTGCCGAATCAGATTCCTCAGATCTCACCTGCATTTACCAGTGCACCCAATGTAACAAACCAAGTTCAAAGCAACCGCGTGGCCCAGCCGAGAAATCCATTTCTTCATCCTAATGATGCATTGACATCAACACCTCAG TTGCCAAGTTTATTTGGCTATGGACCACAGATGGCACAAGAGAACGAGATTCAAGAGTTACTGGCTTGCACTGCTGCTCCAGCTTTGGATGCCGAGCCGCCGTCGTCCTCTGACGGAACAGGAACGTAA